One region of Polyodon spathula isolate WHYD16114869_AA chromosome 25, ASM1765450v1, whole genome shotgun sequence genomic DNA includes:
- the LOC121299577 gene encoding ubiquitin thioesterase OTU1-like: protein MLRLRCKAKNGTHLMQGLTSLSCVQELKDKVAELTGIPCEVQKIMAGYPPSSLDLSNGDVHLQDFPIKSGDTLIVEEEKNKPKPQPPLGVSKSNATPSLPKDSSPVLARRVVPADNSCLFTSVFFVVEGGVYDPSCAPEMRGLIAQIVASDPSSYSEAVLGKSNQEYCDWIRRDDTWGGAIEVSILSKFYQCEICVVDTQTVRVDRFGEDGGFSKRVLLIYNGIHYDPLQRVVPGSDAPAQTIFSTSDDVILAQALELADEARRMRQFTDVNRFSLHCMVCQKGLVGQAEARDHAKETGHANFGEV from the exons ATGCTGCGTCTGCGTTGCAAGGCCAAGAATGGGACTCACCTCATGCAGGGGCTGACCAGCCTGTCCTGTGTCCAGGAGCTGAAGGACAAGGTGGCTGAGCTGACAGGAATCCCCTGCGAGGTGCAGAAGATCATGGCCGGCTACCCCCCATCAAGCCTGGACCTCAGCAATGGCGACGTCCATCTGCAGGACTTCCCCATCAAGTCAG GAGACACTTTGATTGTAGAAGAAGAGAAGAATAAACCAAAGCCCCAGCCTCCTCTAGGAGTTTCGAAGTCCAATGCCACCCCCAGCCTGCCGAAGGATTCCTCTCCTGTGCTAGCAAGGCGTGTGGTCCCCGCGGACAACTCCTGCCTCTTCACCAGCGTGTTCTTCGTGGTGGAAGGGGGCGTCTACGACCCCTCCTGTGCCCCAGAGATGCGGGGCCTGATTGCACAGATCGTGGCTAGCGATCCCAGCTCTTACTCGGAGGCAGTGCTGGGGAAATCCAACCAGGAGTACTGCGACTGGATCAGGAGGGATGACACCTGGGGGGGCGCCATCGAGGTGTCCATCCTGTCCAAGTTCTACCAGTGTGAGATCTGCGTGGTGGACACCCAGACGGTCAGGGTGGACCGCTTTGGGGAGGATGGAGGCTTCTCCAAGAGGGTCTTGTTGATTTACAATGGGATCCACTACGACCCCCTTCAAAGGGTGGTGCCCGGTTCGGACGCACCAGCCCAGACCATCTTCTCCACCAGCGACGATGTCATCCTGGCGCAGGCTTTGGAACTGGCCGACGAGGCGAGGAGGATGCGGCAGTTTACAGATGTCAACCGCTTCTCCCTGCACTGCATGGTGTGCCAGAAAGGCTTGGTGGGACAGGCAGAGGCCCGCGATCACGCAAAGGAGACCGGGCACGCTAACTTTGGAGAAGTGTGA
- the LOC121300377 gene encoding interleukin-20-like, whose translation MRTVSALCCLLAVSLFVCGGSVTAKQMHFGECALNLHLHNLREHFNEMDSLIPQGDSSVALLDRDALNDVKPAESCCFLRQVLAFYQRSVFSHYTSKHPIVKRRCSSLANSFSSIEKPLTECHRRMMCYCGEETRLKMKELQSTYDKLDAHTAAEKAISEIQILLSWMEKPHDY comes from the exons ATGAGGACCGTCAGTGCCCTTTGCTGTCTGCTTGCCGTATCCCTTTTCGTTTGTGGGGGGTCTGTCACAGCCAAGCAGATGCACTTTGGAGAATGTGCCTTGAACCTTCACCTGCACAATTTAAGGGAACATTTCAACGAAATGGACAGTTTAATT CCGCAAGGTGATTCGAGCGTTGCACTTCTGGACAGAGATGCACTGAATGATGTAAAG CCCGCGGAGAGCTGCTGCTTCTTGCGCCAGGTGCTGGCGTTCTACCAGAGAAGCGTCTTCAGTCACTACACGTCCAAACACCCCATTGTCAAGAGACGATGCAGCAGTCTGGCTAACAGCTTCTCCAGCATTGAGAAACCTCTGACTGAGTGT CACCGACGCATGATGTGTTACTGTGGAGAAGAAACCCGGCTGAAAATGAAAGAGCTTCAGAGCACTTATGACAAG ttGGATGCTCATACAGCTGCAGAGAAAGCAATCAGTGAAATCCAGATTTTATTATCCTGGATGGAAAAACCTCACGACTACTAA
- the LOC121300327 gene encoding interleukin-20-like, with the protein MKFSGSFLYLVTLALLGHGVPSAMGRRLHFGKCVVSVQIHELRDYISEIRKTIVGEDGNSGVRLLKEHALMNIKPLESCCFLRQLLRFYMESVFNHYTPKDSQIRRRTSSLANSFLSINRDLRQCHAHLHCQCDEETKMRIEAIQSTFEKLDVNAATVKAIGELDYLLDWIETHH; encoded by the exons ATGAAGTTCTCGGGCTCTTTCCTGTACCTGGTTACCTTGGCGCTGCTGGGGCATGGTGTGCCGTCTGCAATGGGACGAAGGCTGCATTTTGGGAAGTGTGTGGTCAGCGTCCAGATTCACGAGCTGAGGGACTATATCAGTGAGATAAGAAAAACAATT GTTGGTGAAGACGGGAATTCAGGTGTTCGACTGCTGAAGGAACATGCATTGATGAATATTAAG CCCTTGGAGAGTTGCTGCTTCCTTCGTCAACTCTTGCGGTTCTACATGGAGAGCGTGTTCAACCACTACACCCCGAAGGACTCTCAGATCAGGAGACGCACCAGCAGCCTGGCCAACTCATTCCTCAGCATCAATCGAGACCTGCGCCAATGT CATGCACATCTGCACTGCCAATGCGACGAAGAAACCAAGATGAGAATTGAAGCTATCCAGAGCACTTTTGAAAAG TTGGATGTCAATGCTGCCACTGTGAAGGCCATTGGTGAGCTGGATTATCTATTGGACTGGATAGAAACACACCACTGA
- the LOC121300144 gene encoding specifically androgen-regulated gene protein-like, with product MPKSDTWPGVDAMDSITSVGSAGSRDSVVSLNSNHSALSDDSLEYLSAEERACLMFLEETIDSLDTEGNDSGLSTDETTRSDKPSTGNVASKQEYLSSSIGSYRLEGEYKSANDSPALQRSKGSRPMSQALVPAPLLLANSGPNTLPKAGLKQAPESIKLSPRSQSCMSDPSGIASGIHPEKLGEQASLQVEKPKSMPLDPKPSRGHVRNPSKTNLGVTTPPADFRDGLEKARAQHRGSERSSPSGGQHERNKITFESSTRPEHSLTGLGARPTIQPNPATSRFLRLDSSPSTAVPSDTKHGPPTAPKPTRLPSNIVMKSLKRGGTTFHNQDSLETVEHSSPNHTPSSTVKIVHHQSHISDPQRSRREALLKLGLLKGEPEQDWHSSPFHLPDHHSSMELPGGDTQAKPLSAKVEDKPRSSNMRPRADSDVLAMIDKRSPARPASFKAATLERSGMGLSSYVVDTSVKSNLKPNTLLESPSLIRNSRPRPFSLGTGKDFADIQQEEKTELPKDIRRSFPAPHGPNKLPRSQGISVQITPRTGEDRREALKKLGLLKD from the exons ATGCCGAAGAGTGACACGTGGCCCGGCGTGGATGCCATGGATTCCATCACGAGCGTGGGCAGCGCGGGGAGCCGTGACAGCGTGGTCAGCCTCAACTCCAACCACTCCGCCTTG AGTGATGACAGCCTGGAGTACCTCTCTGCCGAGGAGCGAGCCTGTCTCATGTTCCTGGAAGAAACTATAGACTCGTTGGACACGGAGGGAAATGACAGTGGGCTGTCCACTGATGAGACAACCAGGTCTGACAAACCGTCCACTGGCAACGTGGCGTCGAAGCAAGAGTACCTGTCCTCTTCTATCGGGAGCTACAGACTGGAGG GTGAATATAAGTCAGCCAACGACAGCCCAGCACTCCAGAGAAGCAAGGGCAGCCGCCCCATGTCACAAGCCCTCGTGCCTGCTCCTCTGCTGCTGGCAAACAGCGGCCCCAACACTTTACCCAAGGCTGGGCTGAAACAAGCACCAGAGAGCATTAAGCTGTCTCCCCGCTCCCAGAGCTGCATGTCCGACCCCAGTGGGATTGCTTCAGGAATTCATCCGGAGAAGCTGGGAGAGCAGGCAAGCCTGCAAGTGGAGAAGCCAAAGAGCATGCCTTTGGATCCCAAGCCTTCCCGTGGTCACGTCAGGAACCCCTCCAAGACCAACTTGGGGGTGACTACACCCCCAGCAGATTTTCGAGATGGTCTGGAGAAAGCCAGAGCTCAGCACAGAGGATCTGAAAGGTCATCTCCTTCAGGAGGCCAGCATGAGAGGAACAAGATAACTTTTGAATCTTCTACCAGACCAGAGCACTCTCTGACTGGACTGGGGGCACGGCCTACCATTCAGCCAAATCCTGCAACATCTAGATTTCTTCGCTTGGACTCTTCTCCGTCAACAGCAGTACCATCTGACACAAAGCATGGCCCGCCGACTGCTCCTAAACCCACGAGACTGCCTTCCAACATCGTAATGAAGTCCTTAAAAAGAGGAGGAACTACTTTTCACAATCAGGATTCCCTAGAGACTGTGGAGCATAGCAGCCCAAACCACACCCCCTCCTCTACAGTGAAGATCGTTCACCATCAATCGCACATCAGTGACCCCCAGAGATCCAGAAGGGAGGCCCTTCTGAAACTTGGTTTGCTTAAAGGTGAGCCTGAGCAGGATTGGCACAGCAGTCCTTTCCACTTACCAGACCACCACAGCTCCATGGAGCTTCCAGGAGGTGACACTCAAGCCAAACCCTTATCGGCCAAAGTCGAGGACAAGCCCAGGAGCAGCAACATGCGGCCACGGGCAGACAGTGACGTGCTTGCCATGATTGACAAGCGCTCCCCAGCCAGACCTGCAAGCTTCAAAGCTGCCACCTTGGAGCGCTCTGGCATGGGGCTGAGTAGCTACGTGGTCGACACATCTGTTAAGTCCAACTTGAAGCCCAACACCCTCCTGGAATCGCCTAGCTTAATCAGAAACTCCAGGCCACGCCCTTTCTCTCTAGGGACTGGGAAGGACTTCGCTGACATCCAACAGGAAGAGAAGACTGAGCTCCCCAAAGACATCAGGAGGTCTTTCCCTGCCCCTCACGGCCCCAACAAGCTGCCCCGCTCCCAGGGCATCAGTGTGCAGATCACACCTAGAACTGGGGAGGACCGGAGGGAGGCCTTGAAGAAGCTGGGGCTCTTGAAGGATTAG